The Solibacillus daqui genome has a segment encoding these proteins:
- a CDS encoding ABC transporter permease has product MNSWLDVIPKLDVANQVEKLMDIITDTFSGLFKFVQDTGEDIMLGTTDLLVAIPPILFIVLVAIISFFATGRKFGLALFSLLGLLFINNQGLWEQLMNTFTLVIFSSLFAIVIGIPIGILMSKSTAVEQIVKPILDFMQTMPGFVYLIPAVAFFGIGVVPGVFASVIFALPPTVRFTNLGIRQVPKDLIEASDSYGSTAAQKLFKVEVPLAKTTIMAGINQTVLLSLSMVVIASMIGAPGLGREVLSALQRAQVGNGFVAGISLVIFAIIVDRLTQSINKNNEQ; this is encoded by the coding sequence ATGAATAGTTGGTTAGATGTGATTCCCAAGTTAGATGTTGCCAATCAAGTTGAAAAATTAATGGATATCATTACAGATACTTTTTCAGGATTATTTAAATTTGTTCAAGATACCGGTGAAGATATAATGCTTGGTACAACCGATTTACTAGTTGCGATACCACCAATACTTTTCATTGTTCTTGTTGCTATTATTTCCTTTTTTGCAACAGGAAGAAAATTTGGCTTGGCTTTATTCTCGTTACTTGGATTGTTATTCATTAATAACCAAGGTCTATGGGAGCAATTAATGAATACATTTACGCTTGTTATTTTTTCAAGTTTATTTGCCATTGTAATTGGGATTCCAATCGGGATTCTTATGTCAAAAAGTACTGCAGTTGAGCAAATTGTTAAACCAATATTAGACTTTATGCAAACAATGCCTGGATTTGTTTATTTAATTCCAGCAGTTGCCTTTTTCGGAATTGGTGTTGTTCCTGGTGTTTTTGCATCGGTCATCTTTGCTTTACCACCAACAGTTCGTTTTACAAATTTAGGTATTCGACAAGTACCGAAAGATTTAATCGAAGCATCTGATTCCTATGGAAGTACTGCCGCCCAAAAGCTTTTTAAAGTAGAAGTACCTTTGGCTAAAACAACAATTATGGCGGGGATTAACCAAACGGTATTATTATCACTTTCAATGGTAGTAATCGCTTCAATGATTGGTGCGCCTGGGTTAGGGAGAGAAGTATTATCTGCTCTACAACGTGCACAAGTCGGCAATGGCTTTGTTGCCGGAATTAGCTTAGTAATTTTTGCGATTATTGTTGATCGATTGACACAAAGTATCAACAAAAATAACGAACAATAA
- a CDS encoding quaternary amine ABC transporter ATP-binding protein, with translation MAKIEISNVTKIFGKTNAQALKLVHENFSKEEILKKTGATVGVYNANLEIEEGEIFVIMGLSGSGKSTLIRLLNRLIEPTSGEIRIDGKVITNLKKKDLQEVRRQKMSMVFQNFALFPHRTILENAEYGLEIRGVPKTERRLKAEKALQNAGLLAYKDQFPRQLSGGMQQRVGLARALANDTEIILMDEAFSALDPLIRKEMQDELLDLQVNLKKTIVFITHDLNEALRIGDRIAIMKDGHIVQVGTGEEILTNPSNDYVQSFLEDVDRSKVLTAENAMIRPVTINIEHDGPKVALQRMREEEVSVLLAIDKHRNFLGYITAEDAVALVKSGDKNLQSILRQDMPSVTPDTVLQDILSTISDSPTPIAVVLDNKLKGVLIRGVILQSLASSDGGERNE, from the coding sequence ATGGCAAAAATAGAAATTAGCAATGTCACCAAAATTTTTGGAAAGACCAATGCGCAGGCATTAAAACTTGTGCATGAAAACTTTTCAAAGGAAGAAATTTTAAAGAAAACAGGAGCCACAGTGGGGGTTTATAATGCAAACCTTGAAATAGAAGAAGGCGAAATCTTCGTCATTATGGGGCTCTCTGGTAGTGGGAAATCCACATTAATTCGATTACTGAATCGATTAATTGAGCCAACATCCGGAGAAATTCGAATTGATGGAAAAGTAATTACAAATTTAAAAAAGAAGGATTTACAAGAAGTTCGTCGACAAAAAATGAGTATGGTCTTTCAAAATTTTGCATTGTTCCCACATCGTACGATTTTAGAAAATGCAGAATACGGTTTGGAAATAAGAGGGGTTCCAAAGACAGAACGAAGATTGAAAGCAGAAAAAGCTTTACAAAATGCAGGTCTATTAGCATACAAAGACCAATTCCCGCGCCAATTATCTGGTGGGATGCAGCAACGTGTCGGATTGGCAAGAGCACTAGCAAACGATACTGAAATTATTTTAATGGATGAAGCTTTTTCTGCGCTCGATCCGCTTATTCGTAAAGAAATGCAAGACGAACTGCTAGATTTACAAGTTAATTTAAAGAAAACAATTGTATTCATTACCCATGATTTGAATGAAGCTTTGCGTATTGGTGATCGCATTGCCATTATGAAAGATGGTCATATTGTTCAAGTCGGTACCGGTGAAGAAATTTTAACGAATCCATCTAATGATTATGTTCAATCTTTTTTAGAGGATGTGGACCGTTCAAAAGTATTAACTGCCGAAAATGCGATGATCCGTCCAGTGACGATTAATATCGAGCATGACGGACCGAAAGTTGCGCTACAACGAATGCGTGAAGAAGAGGTTAGTGTCTTGTTAGCAATAGATAAACACCGCAATTTCCTAGGGTATATCACAGCGGAGGATGCTGTTGCGTTAGTGAAAAGTGGAGATAAAAATTTACAATCGATTTTGCGTCAAGATATGCCGAGTGTTACGCCGGATACCGTATTACAAGATATTTTATCAACCATTTCTGATTCTCCAACCCCAATCGCAGTCGTGTTAGACAATAAATTAAAAGGGGTATTAATTCGAGGGGTAATTTTACAATCACTTGCCTCATCAGATGGAGGTGAGCGAAATGAATAG
- a CDS encoding TrkA C-terminal domain-containing protein, whose product MEKKLPVKQPKYQLIAEDIAGKIVEGKYEVGEKIYARSSIATTYAVSAETARRAIAVLQDLNIVEATKGSGVIIQSYERAAEFVHRLKDVKSVRILQNELENSIERQKSELENFQSSLFEFINRTNRLQSINPFIPFQLEVTNQCLFLNKNIGELHFWQQTGATIIAIKKETELVLSPGPYAILQAGDIIYFIGNEQSYSVVQQFLNS is encoded by the coding sequence ATGGAAAAAAAGCTACCAGTGAAACAACCTAAATATCAATTAATTGCAGAGGACATTGCAGGGAAAATTGTAGAAGGTAAATATGAAGTAGGCGAAAAAATTTATGCCCGTTCATCGATTGCCACAACATATGCCGTATCGGCTGAAACCGCTCGCCGTGCAATTGCAGTTTTACAAGATTTAAACATCGTAGAAGCCACAAAGGGGAGCGGAGTAATCATTCAATCCTATGAACGTGCTGCCGAATTTGTTCACCGTTTAAAAGATGTTAAAAGCGTACGAATTTTACAAAATGAACTAGAAAATAGCATTGAAAGACAAAAAAGTGAACTTGAAAACTTCCAATCGTCACTTTTTGAATTTATTAATCGTACAAATCGCTTACAATCTATTAACCCGTTTATTCCATTTCAATTAGAAGTCACGAATCAATGTCTATTTTTAAATAAAAATATTGGCGAACTTCATTTTTGGCAACAAACTGGAGCTACAATTATTGCAATAAAAAAAGAAACAGAACTTGTGTTATCACCAGGGCCATATGCAATATTACAAGCAGGAGATATCATATATTTTATTGGAAATGAGCAAAGTTATTCAGTAGTTCAACAATTTTTAAACAGTTAG